ATTAGTGGAGTGGGAACACCGCGAACTGCCCGTGAGGACACAAGCAGAGCTCCTGAGTCTCAATCGTACTGGATTGTACTATCAGCCCGTGCCCCCTTCCGCAGCAGAAGTGGCACTCAAGCATCGTATTGACGAGCTATATACGGAGCATCCCTATTATGGCTATCGCAAGATCACCGCACAACTGCAACGCGAGGGCCTGCCGATCAATCACAAAGCAGTGGCTCGACATATGCGTGAAATGGGCTTAGCTGCGGTGTATCCTGGTCCCAATCTGAGCAAACGCGCACAGCAAGCAGCGATCTTTCCGTATTTACTCAAGAATGTGACGGCGAGCAGGCCCAATCATATTTGGGGCATAGATATCACGTATATTCGCTTGCGAGCGAGTTGGATGTACCTGGTGGCAATCCTGGATTGGTACTCTCGCTATATTGTGAGTTGGGAGTTGGATCAGACCATGCAGATTCCTTTCGTGATGGAGGCCATGCAACGAGCACTGGAGCAAGCCACGCCACAGATTTGCACTAGTGATCAAGGCAGTCAGTTTACCAGCTCACAGTACACGCAGGTGCTGCTCTCGCATGATGTGCGCATCAGTATGGATAGCAAA
The sequence above is a segment of the Ktedonobacteraceae bacterium genome. Coding sequences within it:
- a CDS encoding IS3 family transposase, which produces MEWEHRELPVRTQAELLSLNRTGLYYQPVPPSAAEVALKHRIDELYTEHPYYGYRKITAQLQREGLPINHKAVARHMREMGLAAVYPGPNLSKRAQQAAIFPYLLKNVTASRPNHIWGIDITYIRLRASWMYLVAILDWYSRYIVSWELDQTMQIPFVMEAMQRALEQATPQICTSDQGSQFTSSQYTQVLLSHDVRISMDSKGRAFDNIFTERLWRTIKYEEVYLKEYTSPREAREGLTDYLRFYNEGRIHQALDYRTPAEVYFSH